One Salvia miltiorrhiza cultivar Shanhuang (shh) chromosome 6, IMPLAD_Smil_shh, whole genome shotgun sequence genomic window, ataggcaaagcctgaagatcatacacatataaccctgtcttgggaaagcaatGCTAAtgccctggtcacaaagcctacaagaaattctattcttaataggtctcgcaAAGCTAACTTAATATCTTAGGGAAAacgcttaacattctatgattcgtcacgccgggtttcaaaatttaatcctTTGTGTGAGAGAATCCTTTGTTTTTTTGTGACTAAAGAATATCTGAGGCATAAAACAGGTAAAATATCTTAGACAATGTTAGAATAtcctgtgacgcccggggacgaagtacggagtgatcaccggtgcaaagaggcacggacaaagagcggctccgattaagacttccaagcggaggggcgcagggatgaaccggaacacacccgaacgagagggattccgagaatatgcaggtatgggactgcatattcgaggagagcttaaatgatttgataggtgctactcatatcaacaagatgcatcttcttttccgGTGTccacgtggaagaaactccaaggttaagcgtgtttggcttggagcaatttcaggatgggtgaccccctggaagtttctcagggagcgtgcgagtgaggacaaaacacgctagaaaagactcgtgttggtctgtggggacaaccgtcaactctggagccaggctgttacaggtggtatcagagccgaacctctcccagtacggtgtggttcggggacgaaccaagcggaagctggtgggcctgtgacgtccggggacgaagtacggagtgatcgctGGTGcgaagaggcacggacaaggagcggctctgattaagacttccaagcggaggggcgcagggatgaaccgaaacacacccgaacgagagggattccgagaatatgcaggtatgggactgcatatttgaggagagcttaaatgatttgataggtgctactcatatcaacaagatgcatcttcttttctggtgcccacgtggaagaaactccaaggttaagcgtgcttggcttggagcaatttcaggatgggtgaccccctgggaagtttctcagggagcgtgcgagtgaggataaaacacgctagaaaagactcgtgttggtctgtggggacagccgtcaactctggagccgggctgtcaCAGGTGGTATCAAAGCCGAACCTCTCCCAGTACGGTGTAGTTCGGGGACGAACCAAGCGGAAGTTGGTGggcctgtgacgcccggggacgaagtacggagtgatcgctggtgcaaagaggcacggacaaggagcgactccgattaagacttccaagcggaggggcgcagggatgaaccgaaacacacccgaacgagagggattccgagaatatgcaggtatgggactgcgtattcgaggagagcttaaatgatctgataggtgctactcatatcaacaaaatgcatcttcttttctggtgcccacgtggaagaaactccaaggttaagcgtgcttggcttggagcaatttcatGATGGGTGatcccctgggaagtttctcagggagcgtgcgagtgaggacaaaacacgctagaaatgactcgtgttggtctgtggggacaaccgtcaactttggagccgggctgttacaagtgattatacgacgccacgtaggatagagcttattttgctttaatatatatatagatttagaAGAAATTTTAAGATAAAATATTATGTTGCAATTGATATCCAACATAGTTTATGTGGGAGATTTATCTCACTATaataatacataaaaaataaataaacataaaaataaacaatTGGATAAAAATTGTCTTATATCTCTAACATATTTTGAATCTTCAAAATACATAACTGCTAATCAAAGTTATAATACAGAAATGCACATTAACGAACATTGCAAACTGTTCAAATCTTGGACACCATccattagagcatctccaacgcAAGTGTCTTAGAGGGGTATCTTAGAagtggtccccacctaagacacacccctctccaatgcattgtgtctgaGGTGGGTGCTTAGATCCCTATTTCCATAAAATtcacatttctacacttttatttttaaaattcatattttattaaaattaaaattctacattacaataatttaaagacataatttaaatacaataaaaaaaataaaaattacaataattttctagggctcaatcggaccaaaacgagaccaaatgtgctcATTCAAGTCCAAAGTGAGGCGAGCATGCATCTCCGCGTCTCGCATGGATGCTTGTCGTGCAACAAATGCACGAAAATCCGGCGGAGCACCGGCATGAGGTTGAGATGCGTCGCTACTTGAAGCTtcgtcggcgtcttcttcccacTGTGTTGCGTGCTCGCCTTCATCTtcgatgatcatgttgtgcaaaatgatgcacGTGAACATGATGTCGCTCATCGTCTCCTTGCTCCAAAGACGCGATGGGCCTTTGACGATtgcccaacgagcttgaaggacGCCGAAGGCTCGTTCAATATCCTTGCGAGCCACTTCCTGCATCACTTTGAACCTCTTCCCCTTCGGATCCGTCGGATGTGTAGGACTCTTCACGAATACAGGCCAATTGGGATAGATGCCGTCAGTCAAGTAGTACCCACTTGTGTAGTAGGCGTTGTTGACTTGATATGTGACCGGCACCCCCATTCCTTGCAGCCGATCGCTGAACAACGTCgagttgttgagcacgttgatgtcgttgttcgaactaGGAGTCCCAAAAAAAGCATGCCAGATCCATAGATCTTGCGATGCAACGGCTTCGAGGATGATGGTCGGTTCCCCCTGATCGCCGCGAGTGTATGCGCCTTGTCATGCCGTTGGACAATTCTTCCACGGCCAATGCTTGCAATCAAGGCTCCCTAGCATTTCCAGGAAGCCGTGCTTCGCTTCGTGCATTGCTAGAAGCCGTTGGCAGTCAGCGGAAGTCGGCCTCCTCAAATATTCCGCGCCGAAGAGTTGAATAATGGCTCGAGAGAATCTGCGCAAGCAATCCAACGAGGTGGACTCTGCAATCCGGAGATACTTGTCGTATTGGTTCGCTGCCCCACCGTTAGCTAGCATACGAACAACAACAGTGCATTTTTGCAATGGCGTGAAGCCGGGTCTCCCAAGTGCATCCGTGCGTTGTTGGAAGTATGGATCGGATGCGAAGGCATTAACGATACGCAAAAACAACGCACGACGCATCCGAAATCGGCGGCGGAAGATGTTGTCGGGGTACACcggattttcatcaaagtaatccGCGTGTAAACGTAGAGCGCTGGCTTCACGGTCCCGACGAATGTAGGCCTTCTTTTCCACGCTTCGTCGCCGACGACGAGGTTGCTCATCTGGATCACCAATATCTTGAACAATTTGGTTAAATTCTTGCACAAGATTGGAAAATTCTTCAACATGTCGCTCGTCCTCGTGGCTTGATGAGGAGGAAGACATTTTTTGTAGAGAATTTTTTGATGTGGAGATGATTTTTAGATAATGAAATGAATGGAATTAAGTTGTGATATAGataaaggggaaaaaaaatcgGTGAAGATGACTGTTGGCCCCAACggtaaatttaaatatatatatatatatagggaagggatcaaaaAAGAAAGCTAAATGCAGGAAGAATAAAGAATTAATCCTATTCATTGATTTAGCTCAATCACACGGATGAGATTTGCCAGATTATATTACCATTTTAATTTCGAAAAGGTTAGATTAGTCATTATGAATACAATTAGTAACCGAAAATATCAATGAAAAGTATGGTAAGATTTGGTGTATCCCATAGTTTGTGCTTAATCTTTCTATTCTctgcatattttattttctctcatgtcttcttattttttattttcgcaCGCCATTGACGTCTTCACAAAGAACCATTTTTTAATGAGAATCTGGAGTTGCGGTGGTTGAACGACAGGAGTAGGAGCGACGGAGGCGGCGAGCTTCAGAGGGATGCATTCAGTGCGTGAGCTCGGGGAGGGGGAAATGGAGCTCGGTGGAAGGGAAGACGGATGATGAAGCAGCGGTGTAGTGGCTGTTTCTGCGCTGCTGCCGTGCTAGTGGTGTGCTTCTGCCGCTGCTGTCCGGAGGTGGCGATGGCATGAGGCGGTGGCGGCAGTCCGTGCGAGACGGGGAGAGAGGCTCGAAGGCAGTGGTGAGCAGCGATTGCTGCTGTTGCACGAGTATTGATGTTGTCGTCCTCAGACGGTGCTCGGCGGCGGCGTGGCTGGTGGATGATGGAGATGGCGGCTGAAGGTTCAGAGGGAGTtcgattgagagagagagagagagagagagatctgttGTTAACCGAGTTTTTCTGCTGAatcttaatatatttattcaataaattatagaAATTATTCATACATATTCAATATATTCTAAGAGTTATTTAGTAATAACCTCAGAACATCACAATATTTATTCAATATAATATTTGAGTTATTCAATATATTATATGCGTTATTCAACATATAATAGTTGAGTTATTCAATATATTATATGCGTTATTCAACATATTATGTGAGTTATTATCCACAATTGGTATATCGTTCAGTGATAAGTTTGTTGTTTTAGAAGTTctgttaaatttttttatggatgacatttcattattttttgttcttttttagATTAAATAATGTGCAATTACGACATTATAATAAAAACAAACAATTAGATATGTAttgaatttttgtatttattcattatatttgtattatttattcACTAAAgaattgaatttattcattatatttttatttatttattcaattaaaaaCTAGGTTAAACAATTTCGATTTCAAGCATGAACAAGTTCTGAATAACATGAATAAGTTCTGAATAATCTAGTGTATATTTCGAATAACTACTTTTCAGTTATGAATAAGTTCTGAATAATCTAGTGTACCTTTCGAATAACTATCAAttatgaataagttatgaataACATTAATATGTTCTGAATAAATATTATTCAGTAATGAATATCACTCAATAAGTTCTGAACaataagttaaattaaattaatacattaCAGATTTTTATGAATGAACATATTATAAATAAGTGAACAATAAGTTTATGAATAGTTGTTCAATTCATTCTGAAGCCACAAATTCTGTTTGCATATCCCTTTCTCGGATGAGCACCCATCCCACCTCGATAACTTTCACTAAACCAATCATCTTGTCTTGCTCATGGAATCAAACTCTTCCCTACAAAAACATAAATCATCTGAATAATGTTGACATCCATGTGAATACATACGATATAACATCTGAATATTATCATATTACTACGCAGCCACAGCTGAGCAAGGCCGCCAGAGTTGGAAATTACcaaggcagccagagctgaccaagaaCGTGTAATTGAAGCTTTACGACTTGTGCATGGCGGCAGCGGCAACCCGTCTTCTGCCGTTTTCTGATCAGAATTCCAGAAATAAATGCCAGAAAAAATGTAAGATAGAAAACCACATATACATAGAGAGAAGCAGTCAATCTATTATCAAATTCcagaaaacaaaatttaatttgtaaattgcaaatgcaaataataaaatttgtatccaaataagaattaaattttTTCGAATAAGAAAAATTGTATGATGAATAACATATCTTCTACTAATAAATTGTGATTAAGGAAGATGATTACCTTCGACTTCGCCAGTCCCCCAACTATCATCATCTTGCCCTGCTTCTGCACCCTCGTCGCTTGCCTCACATTCAATAGCTCGACCAATAAaaaaacaacacaaacaaacaTCAAAAAGACTGCATAAAAGAAATGAAACTCCAAAAACACACAACAAATCACACAAAACCCCTCactctttccacaactttttCAAGATCATCCCCCAAATCTTCCTTCAACAGCTCATCAATCCCTAAGATCTTCAGTTCTAAATTTTATAGTGggtatttttagattttttaattttgtagaaGTTTCGAATATACCTCTTCAGACGTCGTCTTCAATTCTTCGATTCGCCGGTTCCTCTTCTCGAAATTTCAGAGATTCTCGAATTGTCGTCTTCAAATCTTCCGAATGTGCAGCAAAGATGGAAGATGGAAGATGGAAGAGTGAAAGTTGAAAACCCTATTCGAAAATAGTGGAATAGTCGAGAATGTGGAGTAAATTTAGGAATGACAGTTCACCAAATAGAGAAATTGACTACTCTACCCCTACACGATTTTTTTAATGCTTTTTCGGTTattcagaagaaaaaaaaagggagattaataattaattacctTCAATCTTGACCATTAATCTGTTCAGATTTAATGATTAAGATTAATTCCTTAATCTCTATACTAAGGGAATTCCTTGTGGATCCctaccacacacacacacatatatatatatatatatatatatatataggagtgggctaccgtgagagcacatcttacaataagaaataagagcaattttcaatgtatgaattttatgtagaacacgtatgaattcgctgtataaaggtatgaatcgtgaaaaataaatttttgctacctttgggattcgaactcaggaccataaatccatccaacaggattacgaatcaaccgtagatcttgatgatctaagggctgaaaatgattcttattttatatcttaagaagtgcacttattttagcccacccctatatatatatatatatatatatatatatatttgaaacgatcatttaaaaaaaaaagcgaatttcaaattattttattttttttaattgggcgcgTCCTCTGAATGTGCTATATATAATCGCCGTTCGCCCCGTTGCTTAGCTAAGACACGGCCTCGCATCCCGCCTCGTCTCCAGTGCGGCGGCCAAGTCTTCGACCCGGATCGAGGCTGCCTTCGATCCGTgcgctgcggatgctcttagaatTTTGAACCTTTTCTATACAAGAATGAATCCCAATAAACAATTCATGAATTTTGTACCTCAAAACAAAAATACTTTATACATATTGGTATTATATATCCTGTTGTATTGTAGTTATTTAAGAACCcgatttatatttaaaatgctttactaatactccctccgtcccacccaaGATgcaacattttccttt contains:
- the LOC130990888 gene encoding uncharacterized protein LOC130990888, which encodes MGVPVTYQVNNAYYTSGYYLTDGIYPNWPVFVKSPTHPTDPKGKRFKVMQEVARKDIERAFGVLQARWAIVKGPSRLWSKETMSDIMFTCIILHNMIIEDEGEHATQWEEDADEASSSDASQPHAGAPPDFRAFVARQASMRDAEMHARLTLDLNEHICYVF
- the LOC130990889 gene encoding uncharacterized protein LOC130990889, with translation MSSSSSSHEDERHVEEFSNLVQEFNQIVQDIGDPDEQPRRRRRSVEKKAYIRRDREASALRLHADYFDENPVYPDNIFRRRFRMRRALFLRIVNAFASDPYFQQRTDALGRPGFTPLQKCTVVVRMLANGGAANQYDKYLRIAESTSLDCLRRFSRAIIQLFGAEYLRRPTSADCQRLLAMHEAKHGFLEMLGSLDCKHWPWKNCPTA